In one Diabrotica virgifera virgifera chromosome 7, PGI_DIABVI_V3a genomic region, the following are encoded:
- the LOC126888700 gene encoding histidine-rich glycoprotein-like yields MHQAQSITHQAPRTQQHAARTKHHAPSATHQAPSTKQHAPSNTHQAPRTKHHAPSTTPQATRTEHHASRITHQAPRTKHKAPCITHHAPSNTQHAQCTKHHAARTMHQAPRTSHHAPRTSHHAPRTLHHAPRTLHHAHRTSHIAPRTLHLAYCTSHHALRTTHLGPRTSHSHKPVYVASM; encoded by the coding sequence ATGCACCAAGCACAAAGcatcacgcaccaagcaccacgcacccaGCAACACGCagcacgcaccaagcaccacgcaccaagcgcCACGCATCAAGCACCAAGCACCAAGCAACACGCACCAAGcaacacgcaccaagcaccacgcaccaagcaccacgcaccaagcaccactcCCCAAGCAACACGCACCGAGCACCACGCATCACGcatcacgcaccaagcaccacgcaccaagcacaaAGCACCATGCAtcacgcaccacgcaccaagcaacaCGCAGCACGCACAatgcaccaagcaccacgcagcACGCACCatgcaccaagcaccacgcacatCGCACCACGCACCTCGCACATCGCACCACGCACCTCGCACATTGCATCACGCACCTCGCACATTGCATCACGCACATCGCACCTCGCACATCGCCCCTCGCACCTTGCACCTCGCATATTGCACCTCGCACCACGCACTTCGCACCACGCACCTCGGACCTCGCACCTCTCATTCACACAAACCAGTGTATGTAGCGAGTAtgtag